A stretch of Gemmatimonas aurantiaca T-27 DNA encodes these proteins:
- a CDS encoding acyl-CoA dehydrogenase family protein — translation MIDFVRSPLTLLSEEEELFRAAVAELAESEVRHRVHDMEAAGKVDPALTAKFFELGLMGIELPEQYGGAGGSLMMVTLAVEELSKVDASAAIQVDVQNTLVNYPLNRYGTDEQRARVLPRMTSNTVGAYALSEPGSGSDAFGLATRADRAEGGWTLNGSKAWITNGGEAEVFVVFANTKPEAGYKGITAFIVERDAKGFSVGKKEDKLGIRASSTTSLHFENVFVSDANVLGEVGQGYKIAIETLNEGRIGIGAQMIGVAQGALSAATAYLKERKQFGKALADFQGIQFQVAQAATELEAARLMVYNAARLKDAGQDIAREGAMAKLYASQMCERVTSLCVELFGGYGYTREYPVEKFYRDAKIGAIYEGTSNMQLQTIAKAVLK, via the coding sequence GTGATTGATTTCGTACGCTCTCCCCTAACCCTTCTGTCTGAAGAAGAAGAGCTTTTTCGCGCTGCCGTCGCTGAACTGGCTGAATCCGAGGTTCGCCATCGCGTCCACGATATGGAAGCGGCCGGCAAGGTCGATCCGGCGCTGACCGCCAAGTTTTTCGAGCTGGGCCTCATGGGCATCGAGTTGCCAGAGCAGTACGGTGGCGCCGGGGGCTCGCTGATGATGGTCACCCTCGCCGTTGAAGAGCTGAGCAAGGTGGATGCGAGTGCCGCCATCCAGGTGGATGTGCAGAACACGCTGGTCAACTACCCGCTCAACCGATACGGCACGGATGAACAGCGTGCCCGCGTGCTGCCCCGGATGACGTCCAACACGGTGGGTGCGTACGCGCTTTCGGAGCCGGGTTCGGGGTCGGACGCATTCGGTCTCGCGACCCGGGCGGACCGGGCGGAGGGCGGCTGGACGCTCAACGGCAGCAAGGCGTGGATCACCAACGGCGGCGAAGCGGAAGTGTTCGTGGTGTTTGCGAACACCAAGCCGGAAGCTGGCTACAAGGGCATCACGGCGTTCATCGTCGAGCGTGACGCAAAAGGCTTCTCGGTGGGCAAGAAGGAGGACAAGCTCGGTATTCGCGCCTCCAGCACCACATCGTTGCACTTCGAGAACGTGTTCGTGTCCGATGCCAACGTGCTTGGTGAAGTTGGCCAGGGTTACAAGATCGCGATCGAAACGCTCAACGAAGGACGCATCGGTATCGGCGCGCAGATGATCGGCGTCGCCCAGGGGGCGCTCAGTGCCGCTACGGCGTATCTCAAGGAGCGGAAGCAGTTCGGCAAGGCGCTCGCCGATTTCCAGGGCATTCAGTTTCAGGTGGCGCAGGCTGCGACGGAACTGGAAGCAGCGCGTCTCATGGTGTACAACGCCGCCCGCCTCAAGGACGCCGGCCAGGACATTGCGCGCGAAGGCGCGATGGCCAAGCTGTATGCCTCGCAGATGTGCGAACGTGTCACGTCGCTGTGCGTGGAACTGTTCGGTGGATACGGCTACACGCGGGAGTATCCGGTCGAGAAGTTCTATCGCGACGCCAAGATCGGCGCGATCTATGAGGGCACCAGCAACATGCAGTTGCAGACCATCGCCAAGGCTGTACTCAAGTAG
- the metH gene encoding methionine synthase, with the protein MSNPVQPKPIASNDARTARLAQLDEALARRLLIIDGAMGTMLQRHRLTEADYRGGMDHPRFGAWPHDVKGNNDLLVLTQPDIVADVHRQYLAAGADILETNTFNATAISMADYGMEALAYELNVAGTALARRVADEFEAQDPTRPRWVAGVLGPTNRTASISPDVENPGSRNVSYDDLAAAYGEAVRGLVDGGADILLVETIFDSLNAKAALFAIERYFEETGTRFPVMISGTITDASGRTLSGQTAEAFWNSMAHVQPVSIGLNCALGAEQLRQYVQELGRVADCHVSAHPNAGLPNAFGGYDETPERMAEQIGEWARSGLVNIVGGCCGTTPEHIAAIAAAVHQVPPRKRPVLDHQLHLSGLEPFTVGPTTNFVNVGERTNVTGSARFAKLILEGSYAEALVVARQQVLSGAQVIDVNMDEGLLDAERAMTTFLNLVASEPDIARVPVMVDSSKWTVLEAGLKCLQGKGIVNSISLKEGEAEFLRQARLVRRYGAAVIVMAFDEDGQADTVARRVAICTRAYRLLTETIGFPPEDIIFDPNIFAIGTGIEEHANYAVDFFAATREIKRTLPHVKVSGGVSNVSFSFRGNNPLREAIHAVFLYHAIRAGMDMGIVNAGQLVPYEDIPVDLRERVEDLVLNRRPDATERLMDVAEQVKGRAARAVEDEVWRALPVEDRLSHALVHGIDSHVVADAEEARQLVAHPIEVIEGPLMRGMNIVGDLFGAGKLFLPQVVKSARVMKKAVAHLIPFIEALKTSETKSAGRVLMATVKGDVHDIGKNIVGVVLQCNGYEVIDIGVMQSCAKILDKAREIEADVIGLSGLITPSLEEMSFVASEMERQGFTIPLLIGGATTSKAHTALKIEPVYSGPVVHVLDASRAVGVTSSLLSPERRSAYVAALRQEYAGIREARAARGGADRLISIEAARENRVNIDLTVPVPTPAFTGVRTIAPYPLEDLVPFIDWTPFFQTWELAGRFPAILDDEIVGEAARSLYADAQALLERLVREKRLEARAVFGFWPAQAVGDDILLYDPEGGSETPTVAATLHMLRQQLDKKGDGRPNYCLADFVAKRDSGVLDYVGAFAVTAGHGLESILEEFHAQHDDYGSIMAKALADRLAEALAERLHQRVRTEFWGYANAESLDNDGLIREQYQGIRPAPGYPACPDHREKGTLFALTGAAERAGMELTETYSMIPGASVSGWYFWRPESTYFGVGKILPDQLAEYEARAGRTAPDPQFTSVLMAS; encoded by the coding sequence ATGTCAAATCCGGTCCAGCCGAAGCCCATCGCCTCGAACGACGCGCGCACTGCACGCCTGGCGCAGCTCGACGAGGCACTCGCCCGACGCCTGCTGATCATCGACGGCGCCATGGGCACGATGCTGCAGCGTCATCGCCTCACCGAGGCCGACTATCGCGGGGGCATGGACCATCCGCGCTTCGGCGCCTGGCCGCACGACGTCAAAGGCAACAACGACCTGCTGGTGCTCACGCAGCCCGATATCGTGGCCGATGTGCATCGCCAGTACCTGGCGGCCGGCGCGGACATCCTCGAGACCAACACCTTCAATGCCACGGCCATTTCCATGGCCGACTATGGCATGGAAGCACTGGCCTATGAGCTCAATGTCGCGGGAACCGCCCTTGCCCGGCGAGTCGCCGACGAGTTCGAGGCGCAGGATCCCACGCGGCCACGCTGGGTGGCCGGTGTGCTTGGCCCGACCAACCGCACGGCCAGTATCTCTCCGGATGTCGAGAATCCGGGCAGTCGCAATGTCTCCTATGACGATTTAGCTGCAGCCTACGGTGAAGCCGTGCGCGGGCTGGTCGACGGTGGTGCCGATATTCTGCTGGTCGAAACCATCTTCGACTCCCTGAATGCCAAGGCGGCCCTGTTCGCCATCGAACGGTATTTCGAGGAAACCGGCACCCGGTTCCCGGTGATGATTTCGGGGACGATCACCGACGCCAGCGGTCGTACCTTGTCGGGCCAGACGGCCGAAGCGTTCTGGAACTCGATGGCGCATGTGCAACCGGTGTCCATCGGGCTCAATTGCGCGCTGGGTGCGGAGCAGTTGCGGCAGTACGTGCAGGAGCTGGGGCGAGTGGCCGACTGTCACGTCAGCGCCCACCCCAACGCCGGCCTGCCCAACGCGTTTGGCGGCTATGACGAAACACCGGAGCGCATGGCCGAACAGATCGGCGAGTGGGCCCGCAGTGGATTGGTGAACATCGTAGGCGGCTGCTGCGGCACGACGCCGGAGCACATCGCCGCCATTGCCGCCGCCGTGCACCAGGTGCCGCCGCGCAAGCGACCGGTGCTCGATCACCAACTGCACCTGAGTGGCCTGGAGCCCTTCACGGTGGGCCCGACGACGAACTTCGTGAACGTGGGGGAACGCACCAACGTCACCGGTTCGGCCCGTTTCGCGAAGCTCATTCTCGAAGGCAGCTACGCCGAAGCGCTGGTGGTGGCGCGGCAGCAGGTGCTGAGCGGCGCCCAAGTGATCGACGTGAACATGGACGAAGGGCTGCTCGACGCGGAACGTGCGATGACCACGTTCCTCAATCTCGTGGCCAGCGAACCCGATATCGCCCGCGTGCCGGTGATGGTCGATTCGAGCAAGTGGACGGTGCTCGAGGCGGGGCTCAAGTGTCTGCAGGGGAAGGGTATTGTCAACTCGATCTCGCTCAAGGAAGGGGAGGCCGAGTTTCTGCGTCAGGCGCGGTTGGTGCGGCGGTATGGCGCGGCGGTCATCGTCATGGCATTCGACGAAGACGGCCAGGCCGATACGGTGGCGCGCCGTGTGGCGATCTGCACGCGCGCCTATCGGTTGCTCACCGAAACCATCGGTTTTCCGCCCGAAGACATCATCTTCGATCCGAACATCTTTGCCATCGGCACGGGCATCGAGGAACACGCCAACTACGCGGTGGATTTTTTTGCGGCCACACGGGAAATCAAGCGTACGCTGCCCCATGTGAAAGTCAGTGGCGGCGTGAGCAACGTGAGCTTCTCGTTCCGTGGCAACAATCCACTACGTGAAGCGATCCACGCGGTCTTCCTGTACCATGCCATTCGTGCGGGCATGGACATGGGCATCGTGAACGCCGGCCAGCTCGTGCCGTACGAGGATATTCCGGTCGACCTGCGTGAACGCGTCGAAGATCTCGTACTCAATCGCCGTCCGGATGCCACCGAACGGCTGATGGATGTGGCCGAACAGGTGAAGGGTCGCGCGGCGCGAGCCGTGGAAGATGAAGTCTGGCGTGCGCTACCGGTGGAAGACCGCCTGTCGCATGCGCTCGTGCATGGTATCGACAGCCACGTGGTGGCGGATGCGGAAGAGGCGCGTCAACTGGTGGCGCATCCCATCGAGGTGATCGAAGGCCCGTTGATGCGGGGGATGAACATTGTCGGCGACCTCTTTGGCGCCGGCAAGTTGTTCCTGCCGCAGGTGGTGAAGAGTGCGCGCGTCATGAAAAAGGCGGTGGCGCACCTCATCCCGTTCATCGAAGCGCTCAAGACGTCTGAGACCAAGTCGGCCGGTCGTGTGCTCATGGCCACGGTCAAGGGCGATGTACACGATATCGGCAAGAACATCGTGGGCGTGGTGTTGCAGTGCAACGGCTACGAAGTCATCGACATCGGCGTGATGCAGAGTTGTGCGAAGATCCTCGACAAGGCGCGCGAGATTGAAGCGGATGTCATCGGCCTGTCGGGGTTGATCACGCCCAGTCTCGAAGAGATGTCCTTTGTGGCCAGCGAGATGGAGCGCCAGGGGTTCACGATCCCACTGCTCATCGGCGGCGCGACCACGAGCAAAGCCCATACCGCACTCAAGATCGAGCCGGTGTACAGCGGGCCGGTGGTGCATGTGCTCGATGCCTCCCGTGCGGTGGGGGTCACCAGCAGCTTGCTCAGCCCCGAGCGGCGGAGCGCGTACGTCGCGGCGCTGCGTCAGGAGTATGCAGGCATCCGCGAAGCGCGGGCCGCGCGTGGAGGTGCCGATCGTCTGATCTCCATCGAAGCGGCTCGGGAGAACCGGGTCAACATCGACCTGACGGTGCCCGTGCCTACGCCCGCGTTCACGGGGGTGCGCACGATTGCGCCGTATCCGCTGGAAGATCTGGTGCCGTTCATCGATTGGACGCCGTTTTTCCAGACATGGGAGTTGGCGGGGCGTTTCCCGGCCATTCTCGATGACGAGATCGTCGGAGAAGCCGCGCGGTCGCTCTACGCCGATGCACAAGCGCTGTTGGAGCGGCTGGTCAGGGAGAAGCGGCTCGAGGCGCGTGCGGTGTTCGGTTTCTGGCCGGCCCAGGCCGTGGGCGACGACATTCTGCTGTACGATCCGGAAGGAGGGTCGGAGACCCCAACTGTCGCGGCGACGCTACATATGCTGCGCCAACAGCTCGACAAAAAAGGTGACGGCCGTCCCAATTATTGCCTCGCCGATTTTGTCGCGAAGCGTGACAGCGGCGTGCTCGACTATGTCGGAGCCTTTGCGGTGACCGCCGGTCACGGTCTGGAATCGATTCTCGAAGAGTTTCACGCCCAGCACGATGACTACGGCTCGATCATGGCCAAGGCGCTGGCGGATCGCTTGGCCGAAGCGCTCGCCGAGCGGCTGCATCAGCGGGTCCGGACAGAGTTTTGGGGGTATGCCAATGCCGAATCGTTGGACAACGACGGGCTGATCAGGGAGCAGTATCAGGGAATCCGACCAGCACCGGGTTACCCTGCCTGCCCTGATCACCGGGAGAAAGGCACTCTCTTTGCACTGACTGGTGCCGCTGAGCGCGCCGGGATGGAGCTGACGGAGACGTACTCCATGATTCCGGGAGCCAGTGTAAGTGGCTGGTACTTCTGGCGGCCGGAAAGCACGTACTTCGGGGTCGGGAAGATCCTTCCTGATCAGCTCGCCGAATACGAAGCCCGGGCGGGGCGGACGGCGCCGGATCCGCAGTTCACCTCGGTGCTGATGGCGTCCTGA
- a CDS encoding bifunctional homocysteine S-methyltransferase/methylenetetrahydrofolate reductase has protein sequence MTTAAQHPTPRHALLARLLDPEQVVMFDGAMGTMLYARGVFINLCYDELALRSPELVRDIHAAYVKAGAEVVETNTFGANRPKLSQYGLESQVALINRRAAELAREAAGEHRLVAGAVGPLGVRLEPYGPTSREEAGRHFAEQMQALLEGGADCFVLETFGDLDELQQAVLAARAVDARVPVIAQATIGQDLRTAFGATPEDVAVALDRWGVDIIGLNCSIGPQTILEAIERMAAVTDRKLSAQPNAGMPRDVAGRRMYMASPEYMASYARHLVNAGAKVIGGCCGTTPEHIKAMVEGVRPLAPRTRVQVGNTREFAVENAAPVGREPVPLGERSRFGAKLAAGQFVTSVEIVPPRGIDTSKLELDAQALAKAGVDAINVPDGPRAQSRMGAIATSLIIERHGIESVTHYACRDRNLLGMLSDLLGASALGLRNLLLVTGDPPKMGPYPDATAVFDIDAIGLTNLVSKLNRGLDPGANPIGEPTRFVVGVGVNPAAIDPEQELRRFHWKVEAGAEYAITQPVFDPAQLERFLESIHDVRIPVVAGIWPLVSARNAEFLANEVPGVTVPESVLVRMRKANERSKEHALAEGIAIAREALERVQSSVQGVQISAPFGRVEYALDVLTARTV, from the coding sequence ATGACCACTGCTGCGCAGCACCCGACCCCTCGCCATGCCTTGTTGGCGCGCCTGCTCGATCCGGAACAGGTGGTGATGTTCGACGGGGCGATGGGCACCATGCTCTATGCCCGCGGGGTGTTCATCAACCTGTGTTATGACGAGCTGGCGCTGCGCAGCCCGGAACTGGTGCGCGACATCCACGCGGCCTATGTGAAGGCCGGTGCAGAGGTGGTGGAGACCAACACCTTTGGCGCCAATCGTCCCAAGCTGTCGCAGTATGGCCTCGAATCTCAAGTGGCGCTGATCAACCGTCGCGCCGCTGAGCTCGCGCGCGAGGCGGCAGGTGAGCACCGTCTGGTCGCGGGAGCGGTAGGTCCGCTGGGCGTTCGCCTCGAACCCTACGGTCCAACCAGTCGCGAAGAGGCGGGGCGTCACTTCGCCGAGCAGATGCAGGCGCTGCTGGAAGGCGGGGCGGACTGCTTTGTGCTGGAGACGTTTGGCGATCTCGATGAGCTGCAGCAGGCCGTGCTGGCGGCACGCGCGGTCGATGCCCGCGTCCCGGTGATCGCGCAGGCGACAATTGGCCAGGATCTGCGCACCGCCTTCGGAGCAACGCCGGAAGACGTGGCCGTGGCGCTGGATCGGTGGGGCGTGGATATCATCGGGCTGAATTGTTCGATCGGCCCGCAGACGATCCTGGAAGCCATCGAGCGCATGGCCGCCGTCACCGACCGCAAGCTGTCGGCGCAGCCCAATGCCGGCATGCCACGCGACGTGGCGGGGCGTCGGATGTACATGGCGAGTCCGGAATACATGGCCTCGTATGCCCGACACCTGGTGAATGCCGGCGCCAAAGTGATCGGCGGGTGCTGCGGTACTACGCCCGAGCACATCAAGGCCATGGTGGAAGGTGTCCGTCCCCTCGCACCGCGCACCCGCGTCCAGGTGGGGAACACGCGGGAGTTCGCGGTGGAAAACGCGGCGCCCGTGGGACGCGAGCCGGTGCCACTGGGCGAACGTTCGCGGTTTGGCGCCAAGCTGGCCGCTGGACAATTCGTCACCAGCGTGGAAATCGTGCCGCCTCGGGGCATCGACACCAGCAAGCTGGAGCTCGACGCACAGGCGCTCGCCAAGGCCGGCGTCGATGCGATCAATGTGCCCGACGGGCCGCGGGCGCAAAGCCGCATGGGTGCCATCGCAACGAGCCTCATCATCGAACGGCACGGTATCGAGTCGGTCACGCACTATGCCTGCCGCGACCGCAACCTGCTGGGCATGCTCAGTGACCTGTTGGGTGCTTCGGCGCTCGGCTTGCGGAACCTGCTGCTGGTGACCGGTGACCCGCCGAAGATGGGGCCGTACCCCGATGCCACGGCGGTCTTCGATATCGACGCGATCGGTCTGACGAATCTGGTGTCAAAGCTCAATCGTGGACTCGATCCCGGCGCCAACCCGATCGGTGAACCAACACGATTTGTGGTGGGCGTGGGTGTGAACCCCGCGGCCATCGACCCCGAGCAGGAGCTGCGACGTTTCCACTGGAAGGTGGAGGCGGGGGCCGAGTATGCGATTACTCAGCCAGTGTTCGACCCGGCGCAGCTCGAGCGATTCCTCGAGTCCATTCACGATGTGCGCATCCCCGTGGTGGCCGGTATCTGGCCGCTGGTGAGCGCGCGGAACGCGGAATTCCTGGCAAACGAAGTGCCGGGAGTGACCGTGCCGGAATCGGTGCTGGTGCGCATGCGGAAGGCCAACGAGCGCAGCAAGGAACATGCGCTGGCGGAAGGCATTGCGATTGCGCGGGAAGCGCTGGAGCGGGTGCAATCGTCCGTGCAAGGTGTACAAATCAGCGCACCGTTTGGTCGCGTGGAATACGCGCTCGACGTACTCACGGCGCGAACCGTCTAG
- a CDS encoding glycosyltransferase, whose amino-acid sequence MKIWSNMPELGAYLSTRKDIQHADLPSLPTIASMVRWVRGLSETDLLLVNTDATLTLRLAAASIIAQAKLPLVSLDCLLGLPPTTAMARLATYLKKILLARVDHFLLPQRDTQGLERLFHLNGRTSYFPFKVNAWQALQSGDLTVVDEGYVIHAGRTMRDIRTFIEAMRITKLPTVLLYQDQDTGREHGTSWTLSALPENVVAVKHNGDPRSYQEYLARARVIVVAIESHVVTSAGISTILDGIGMGKCVVATDCPAVRGVFTDEIAVVPANDSTALGATVLKLFQDEHERDELAMRAHRAAGQFGGTERYLRDIVDFLSSRFGASASVSTVE is encoded by the coding sequence GTGAAGATCTGGTCAAACATGCCCGAGCTCGGTGCATATCTGAGTACTCGAAAGGATATTCAGCACGCCGACCTTCCGAGCTTGCCGACCATCGCCAGCATGGTGAGGTGGGTGCGAGGGCTGTCGGAAACCGATCTGCTACTGGTAAACACGGACGCCACACTGACGCTTCGCCTCGCTGCAGCTTCTATCATCGCGCAAGCAAAGCTGCCACTCGTGTCGCTAGACTGTCTGTTGGGCTTGCCTCCTACTACCGCAATGGCACGCCTCGCAACCTATCTCAAGAAAATATTGCTCGCGAGAGTTGATCACTTTCTCTTGCCGCAGAGGGATACCCAAGGCCTAGAACGACTTTTCCATCTCAATGGGCGGACTAGCTACTTTCCGTTCAAGGTCAACGCGTGGCAAGCGCTTCAAAGCGGAGACTTGACCGTCGTCGATGAAGGCTACGTCATTCATGCGGGCCGCACCATGCGTGATATTCGCACTTTTATTGAAGCAATGCGAATCACGAAATTGCCGACAGTATTGTTGTATCAGGACCAAGACACCGGACGGGAACATGGGACCAGCTGGACACTTTCTGCTCTTCCTGAGAACGTCGTGGCTGTTAAGCACAACGGTGACCCTAGAAGCTACCAAGAGTATCTTGCGCGCGCCCGCGTGATAGTGGTGGCGATAGAATCACATGTTGTAACAAGCGCAGGTATTAGCACGATTCTGGATGGTATCGGAATGGGAAAGTGTGTAGTAGCTACAGATTGTCCGGCTGTTCGAGGCGTCTTCACCGATGAGATTGCAGTCGTTCCAGCGAATGATTCAACGGCTCTAGGGGCCACTGTCTTAAAGTTGTTCCAAGATGAGCACGAACGCGACGAGCTAGCAATGCGAGCTCATCGCGCGGCAGGGCAATTTGGAGGCACAGAAAGGTATCTCCGGGACATAGTGGATTTCTTGAGTTCTCGCTTCGGTGCTTCGGCTTCGGTCAGCACCGTGGAGTGA
- the asnB gene encoding asparagine synthase (glutamine-hydrolyzing) translates to MCGIVGTLSFRGSVDRDLLLRQRDTMLHRGPDSDGLWISDDGRIGFGHRRLAIVDLSPGGHQPMIDGLTGAVITFNGEIYNYLELKSELSSKGHHFHTKSDTEVILVAFREWGPACLERLHGMFALALYDPRSQQVLLARDRAGEKPLFYRVTDSQLSFASEAKALLADPSCPRRVRRQSLNEYFAYGYVTGSHTMFADISRVLPGERVIVDLRDGTRRHELYWQLPTLQPKAESQSDSSIGDEVESLLRQAVRRQLAADVPVGVMLSGGVDSSLIAAIAAQVSGSRIRTFTARFPGHGSVDEGPFARMVAEHIGAEHIELETPPADADLLQALVAQYDDPISDSSMIPTYLVSREIRRHATVALGGDGGDELFGGYHRYPSQLRQQALRRQVPAFARRGMSQLGAMLIPEGARGRGLLEALAGDVGTSISNAGRLYRSDERRALSPHLQDLQAAELMAPEAIRASSMHRRTSPLQRGTAVDFTSYMVDDVLVKVDRASMLTSLEVRAPFLDIPVIEYAFGSVPDRLKATRDDRKIVLRRIGAKLLPEQLDLTRKQGFSIPVESWMRGAWQPLLESAASGSSAGLIAPEAFLSLQRLLTEGRAVGDRLYSLLFLRLWEQHYGISDVV, encoded by the coding sequence ATGTGCGGCATTGTCGGCACCTTGAGTTTTCGTGGATCGGTTGACCGGGACCTGCTCCTGCGTCAACGCGACACCATGTTGCATCGCGGTCCGGATTCTGACGGTCTGTGGATATCGGACGACGGGCGCATCGGGTTTGGCCATCGGCGTCTGGCGATTGTCGACTTGTCGCCTGGCGGCCACCAGCCCATGATCGATGGCCTGACGGGTGCCGTGATCACCTTCAACGGCGAGATCTACAACTATCTCGAGTTGAAGAGCGAGTTGTCGAGCAAAGGGCATCACTTCCACACGAAGTCAGACACCGAAGTCATACTGGTGGCGTTCCGGGAGTGGGGGCCGGCGTGCCTCGAGCGCTTGCACGGCATGTTCGCACTGGCCTTGTACGATCCGCGCAGCCAGCAGGTGTTGTTGGCCCGGGACCGGGCCGGTGAAAAGCCGCTGTTCTATCGCGTCACCGATTCCCAACTGTCGTTTGCCAGCGAAGCCAAAGCGTTGCTGGCCGATCCCTCGTGTCCGCGACGCGTACGACGGCAGTCGCTCAACGAGTACTTCGCGTATGGCTACGTCACCGGATCACACACGATGTTCGCCGACATCAGTCGTGTGCTGCCGGGTGAACGGGTCATCGTCGATCTGCGTGACGGGACACGACGACACGAGCTGTACTGGCAGTTGCCCACCCTGCAGCCGAAAGCAGAGAGCCAGTCCGACAGCAGTATCGGCGATGAGGTGGAGAGCTTGTTGCGGCAAGCCGTCCGCCGTCAGCTGGCGGCGGATGTGCCCGTCGGTGTGATGCTGAGCGGCGGTGTGGATTCGAGTCTCATCGCCGCCATCGCGGCGCAGGTCAGTGGGAGCCGGATCCGGACTTTCACAGCCCGTTTCCCGGGACATGGATCGGTCGACGAAGGTCCGTTCGCACGGATGGTGGCAGAGCACATCGGTGCCGAGCACATCGAACTCGAAACGCCGCCGGCGGACGCTGATCTGCTCCAGGCGTTGGTGGCGCAATACGATGATCCCATTTCGGATTCATCGATGATCCCCACGTATCTGGTGTCGCGAGAGATCCGGCGTCATGCCACCGTGGCGCTGGGTGGCGACGGCGGAGACGAACTTTTCGGGGGCTATCATCGCTATCCCTCGCAGTTGCGTCAGCAGGCATTGCGACGTCAGGTGCCGGCTTTCGCACGGCGGGGGATGTCCCAGCTTGGGGCCATGCTCATTCCGGAGGGTGCCCGCGGTCGCGGGCTGCTGGAGGCACTCGCTGGCGACGTCGGTACCAGCATTTCCAACGCTGGCCGCCTGTATCGCAGCGATGAACGGCGCGCACTCAGCCCACACCTGCAGGACTTGCAGGCCGCCGAGCTGATGGCTCCCGAGGCGATTCGTGCGAGCTCCATGCATCGCCGCACGTCTCCATTGCAGCGAGGGACTGCGGTCGATTTCACGTCGTACATGGTCGACGATGTACTCGTGAAAGTGGACCGCGCCAGCATGTTGACCTCACTCGAGGTGCGCGCACCGTTCCTGGATATTCCGGTCATCGAGTACGCCTTCGGCTCGGTCCCTGATCGACTCAAGGCCACACGTGACGATCGAAAGATCGTCTTGCGTCGGATTGGCGCGAAGCTGTTGCCGGAACAACTCGACCTGACGCGCAAACAGGGTTTCTCAATTCCAGTGGAAAGCTGGATGCGAGGGGCGTGGCAGCCATTGCTGGAGTCCGCCGCGTCCGGCAGCAGTGCCGGACTGATTGCACCAGAAGCGTTCCTGTCACTGCAACGCTTGCTCACAGAGGGGCGAGCTGTCGGCGACCGTCTCTATTCGCTGCTATTTCTCAGGCTTTGGGAACAGCATTACGGTATCAGCGACGTTGTCTAG
- a CDS encoding glycosyltransferase gives MAETIFHSLVITLFTLAAFGVGTLVLIWLGFPIGMWVLAMIRGSRMRPDAESGSTTRVSLVLATRDSPDAIATRVRNLLDTDHPLSRLQVVVALDHTGSRATEDEVRQIPGVNSVVIGAAPGGKATALNAGVLASTGDVLIMADTAQAFDRQTVPCLAAALTDSRFGAVSGALLLGERRRLSPVDLYWRLEKWLRFNESLVHSAVGVTGAVYATRRALWQPLPPGTLLDDVYVPMSLVLRGHRVGFTYDAVARDVRVFDAAAEGGRKARTLTGVLQLLDLLPGLLSKRNPIRWTFVMHKLARLTSPVFVLFAVVGSMGVATLFVLANPRLGLALTAGLMVPLFAVGPLRRLLFATLRWVFAMQWSIVTALRNGLSRRWSVWNQR, from the coding sequence ATGGCCGAGACCATTTTCCACTCACTTGTGATCACGCTATTCACTCTCGCTGCTTTCGGTGTTGGTACCCTAGTGCTGATCTGGCTGGGGTTCCCGATTGGCATGTGGGTGCTTGCCATGATCCGGGGCAGTAGAATGCGGCCGGACGCAGAATCGGGGAGTACCACCAGGGTCAGTTTAGTGCTCGCCACTCGGGATAGCCCTGATGCGATTGCCACGCGTGTCCGGAACCTCCTGGATACCGACCACCCACTCTCACGCCTGCAGGTGGTCGTGGCGCTTGATCACACCGGATCGCGAGCTACGGAAGACGAGGTGCGGCAGATCCCGGGCGTGAATTCGGTTGTTATCGGCGCTGCGCCTGGTGGCAAGGCAACGGCCCTCAACGCTGGCGTGCTGGCGTCGACCGGGGATGTGCTCATCATGGCGGACACCGCCCAGGCTTTTGATCGCCAAACGGTCCCATGCCTGGCTGCCGCGTTGACCGACTCTCGGTTTGGTGCCGTTTCTGGAGCGTTGTTGCTGGGAGAGCGGCGGCGCCTTTCTCCTGTCGATCTCTATTGGCGACTGGAGAAGTGGCTCCGCTTCAATGAGTCGCTGGTGCATTCCGCCGTCGGTGTGACGGGGGCCGTGTACGCCACCCGCCGGGCGCTGTGGCAGCCATTGCCACCGGGCACGCTGTTGGATGACGTGTATGTCCCGATGTCACTCGTGCTGCGGGGGCACCGCGTGGGATTCACGTACGATGCAGTGGCGCGCGATGTCAGAGTCTTTGATGCTGCGGCCGAAGGAGGACGAAAGGCACGTACGCTCACCGGCGTGCTTCAGCTCCTCGATCTGCTTCCTGGGTTGCTTTCGAAACGCAATCCGATCCGTTGGACATTCGTGATGCACAAGCTGGCTCGGTTGACGTCACCAGTGTTCGTGCTGTTTGCTGTAGTCGGCAGCATGGGTGTAGCGACGCTGTTCGTGTTGGCCAACCCCCGACTGGGATTGGCGCTGACCGCTGGCCTGATGGTTCCTCTTTTCGCCGTAGGGCCGCTTCGAAGATTGCTGTTTGCCACGCTGCGATGGGTGTTCGCCATGCAGTGGTCCATTGTGACAGCGTTGAGGAACGGTCTGTCCAGGCGCTGGTCGGTATGGAACCAGCGCTGA